A region of Shewanella psychromarinicola DNA encodes the following proteins:
- a CDS encoding porin family protein, which produces MSALNTRVSLLALACAVSSYSAMAENSSLTNPSISAVLDGYYQTGDRPLAERAEGFGLGETELALSANIDEMFYGKVTAVVESHDGETELNLEEAFIQTLAMPYGLSVRAGRFLSDIGYLNNQHLHTDAFSERPAAYRAFLGGHYFDDGIRLNYVAPTDLYWTMGVEAFKGESLRATDEHGERDFDDVGVYTALTKIGGDIGIESSWLLGLSYLRNQNGQAYAEDEHEDAVVDEEGHTEHSHSASYTGENTYIADFVYKWAPNGNYKYQNLTLSGEYFRVTDIFAAEPGHILDADDEEINSDDYHQGWYVSSVYQFSPSWSAGVRYGQIDTYENHEDHLEPQKLKESEVSLAWHSSHFSTVRLQYTHQTGTNFDGFEDDNILTLQYVMSLGAHGAHQF; this is translated from the coding sequence GTACTCGATGGTTATTATCAAACCGGCGATCGACCATTGGCTGAACGTGCCGAAGGTTTTGGTTTAGGCGAAACTGAATTGGCCTTAAGCGCCAATATTGATGAGATGTTTTACGGTAAAGTAACTGCAGTGGTTGAGTCTCATGATGGCGAAACAGAGCTCAATTTAGAAGAAGCCTTTATCCAAACGTTAGCTATGCCATACGGTTTATCGGTTCGTGCGGGTCGTTTCTTATCGGATATTGGTTACTTAAATAACCAACATTTACATACAGATGCATTTTCGGAACGTCCTGCCGCATATCGTGCATTTTTAGGTGGTCATTATTTTGATGATGGTATTCGTTTAAACTATGTTGCCCCAACGGATCTTTACTGGACCATGGGTGTTGAAGCATTTAAAGGTGAAAGCCTACGCGCTACAGATGAACACGGTGAGCGTGATTTTGATGATGTTGGCGTTTATACCGCCTTAACCAAGATCGGTGGCGATATCGGCATTGAAAGTTCTTGGCTGCTAGGCTTGAGTTACCTTCGCAATCAAAATGGTCAAGCTTATGCAGAGGATGAGCATGAAGATGCCGTGGTTGATGAAGAAGGACACACTGAACATAGCCATAGTGCGTCATATACAGGTGAAAACACCTATATTGCAGACTTTGTCTATAAGTGGGCACCCAATGGCAATTACAAGTACCAAAATTTAACCTTGAGTGGTGAATATTTTAGAGTGACTGATATTTTTGCTGCAGAGCCAGGGCATATCCTTGATGCTGATGATGAGGAGATAAATTCTGATGATTACCATCAAGGTTGGTATGTAAGCAGTGTGTATCAATTCTCGCCAAGTTGGTCTGCTGGTGTTCGTTATGGCCAAATTGATACTTATGAGAATCACGAAGATCACCTAGAACCACAGAAATTAAAAGAGTCTGAAGTGAGCCTTGCTTGGCATAGTAGTCATTTTTCTACCGTGCGCTTGCAATACACTCATCAGACTGGGACCAATTTCGATGGTTTTGAAGATGATAATATCCTTACTCTACAATATGTTATGTCATTAGGAGCTCACGGTGCGCATCAATTCTAA